In Phaeobacter porticola, one DNA window encodes the following:
- a CDS encoding monovalent cation/H+ antiporter subunit A encodes MSLFLIAALPFLGAVFPALLIRAGRNASASAAGLTTLLAFVGLMLHAPAVMRGEVIQAQFDWLPSLGLNANFFLDGLGFLFASLILGIGLLIILYARFYLSREDPMGNFYTYLLLFQGAMVGIVTSDNILLLLIFWELTSLSSFLLIGYWKHLPEGRQGARMALTVTGAGGLAMIAGMLILGNIVGSYDLTVILGSKEIIQDSPLYLPALVLILIGAFTKSAQFPFHFWLPHAMAAPTPVSAYLHSATMVKAGLFLMARMWPVLAGTPEWFYIVATTGLITMVLGAVIALFKDDLKALLAFSTVSHLGLITMLLGFGTKFAAVAAVFHIINHATFKAALFMSAGIIDHEAHTRDIKRLGGLRHLMPITFAIATVAALSMAGIPPFNGFLSKEMMLEETVHTVWGSSHYIVPGLALLGALFSAAYSFRFIVHVFLGPKRDNYPATPHDPGAGMWLAPAFLVGLVVLIGLFSAKIVGPLVATASSAVIGGEKLPYYSLKLWHGFTPALYMSLVAVVGGAILLMLHRPLTRMWNATPRPEAKTIFDAIIATLTALARNVTDAMHNGSMQRYAAIMITFTAALSYYAYQSGTMAAPTRSVQDVGLIPIIGWASLLIATGFLVAMHRNRLLALVLIGVVGLVVSMGFNYMSAPDLALTQISVEVVTIILMLLALNFMPKETPIESSAGARFRDISIASVAGLGVSGLIYALMTRDFIGETISGFHLENSYKGGGGTNVVNVILVDFRGFDTFGEIIVLGIAALVIFALTEAILGTRVRAYLLNRKPDLPQAGDSHPMMMVVATRVMMPLALMVAAYIFFRGHNLPGGGFIAGLIAAIAVIMQYMASGFAWATERQRYPYHGIIGSGVLIAAATGMGSWFSGQPFLTSAFGYVHWAPLEEFEWATAALFDLGVFLAVVGAVLLALESLSRFAWQPGTDSSHAMDINPARDDVAKTENEG; translated from the coding sequence GTGTCCCTGTTCTTAATTGCAGCCCTGCCCTTTCTGGGTGCGGTGTTTCCCGCACTATTGATCCGTGCTGGGCGCAATGCCTCGGCCTCGGCGGCGGGCCTGACCACTTTGCTCGCATTTGTCGGCCTCATGTTGCACGCACCGGCAGTGATGCGAGGAGAAGTTATACAGGCCCAATTCGACTGGCTGCCCAGTTTGGGGCTGAATGCCAACTTCTTTCTGGATGGGCTTGGGTTTCTCTTTGCCAGTTTGATCTTGGGCATTGGTCTTTTGATCATTCTCTATGCGCGGTTCTACCTGTCGCGCGAAGATCCGATGGGCAATTTCTACACCTATCTTCTGCTGTTTCAGGGCGCGATGGTGGGGATTGTCACATCTGACAATATCCTGCTTTTGCTGATTTTCTGGGAGCTGACGTCGCTCAGTTCTTTCCTATTGATCGGCTATTGGAAACATCTGCCGGAAGGTCGACAAGGCGCGCGTATGGCGTTGACTGTGACTGGTGCGGGTGGTCTGGCTATGATCGCGGGCATGCTGATCCTTGGCAATATTGTCGGCTCTTATGATTTGACGGTGATCCTGGGTTCGAAAGAGATCATTCAGGATTCGCCACTTTATCTGCCTGCGCTTGTTCTGATCCTAATCGGTGCCTTTACCAAATCGGCGCAGTTTCCGTTTCATTTCTGGCTGCCGCATGCAATGGCGGCACCAACCCCCGTTTCAGCCTATCTTCATTCGGCCACCATGGTTAAGGCAGGCCTGTTCCTGATGGCCCGGATGTGGCCGGTTTTGGCTGGTACGCCTGAGTGGTTCTATATCGTCGCCACCACCGGACTTATCACGATGGTGCTAGGGGCAGTCATTGCACTATTCAAGGATGATCTGAAGGCGCTGCTGGCATTCTCTACCGTCAGCCATCTCGGTCTGATTACCATGCTTCTTGGGTTTGGGACCAAGTTTGCGGCGGTGGCGGCAGTATTTCATATCATCAACCACGCCACCTTTAAGGCAGCGCTGTTTATGAGTGCAGGCATCATTGATCACGAAGCCCACACCCGCGATATCAAGCGGTTGGGCGGGTTGCGTCACCTTATGCCAATCACCTTTGCCATTGCGACGGTGGCGGCATTGTCGATGGCCGGTATCCCGCCCTTCAATGGGTTTCTCTCCAAGGAAATGATGCTGGAAGAAACGGTACATACGGTCTGGGGCAGTTCACACTATATCGTGCCCGGTCTCGCGCTGCTGGGCGCACTGTTCTCCGCTGCATATTCCTTCCGCTTCATTGTGCATGTTTTTCTGGGCCCGAAGCGGGATAATTATCCCGCAACACCACATGATCCGGGCGCAGGCATGTGGCTCGCACCGGCTTTCCTCGTTGGACTTGTGGTGTTAATTGGCCTGTTCTCCGCCAAGATCGTCGGACCTCTGGTTGCGACGGCCTCTTCTGCGGTGATTGGTGGCGAAAAGCTGCCCTACTATTCGCTGAAACTATGGCACGGGTTCACGCCTGCGCTTTATATGTCGCTGGTCGCCGTTGTCGGCGGTGCCATTCTGCTAATGCTGCACAGGCCTTTGACGCGCATGTGGAATGCAACCCCGCGCCCGGAGGCAAAGACCATCTTTGACGCGATCATTGCGACGCTCACTGCACTGGCGCGTAACGTTACCGATGCGATGCACAATGGATCCATGCAACGCTACGCTGCAATCATGATCACCTTTACCGCAGCGCTGTCGTATTACGCCTACCAGTCCGGCACGATGGCAGCTCCGACGCGCAGTGTGCAGGACGTCGGTCTGATCCCGATCATCGGCTGGGCTAGTCTGCTGATCGCCACTGGTTTCCTGGTCGCAATGCACCGCAACCGATTGCTCGCGCTGGTGCTGATCGGGGTTGTTGGCCTCGTGGTTTCCATGGGATTTAACTACATGTCCGCGCCGGATCTCGCCCTGACGCAGATTTCGGTTGAGGTTGTGACCATCATCCTGATGCTGTTGGCGCTGAACTTCATGCCGAAGGAGACACCCATCGAAAGCTCCGCAGGTGCGCGGTTTCGCGACATCTCCATCGCGAGCGTTGCAGGCCTTGGTGTGAGCGGCTTAATTTATGCGCTAATGACGCGTGATTTTATTGGCGAGACGATTTCCGGCTTTCACCTTGAGAACTCTTACAAGGGCGGCGGCGGTACCAATGTGGTCAATGTGATCCTGGTGGATTTCCGGGGCTTTGATACCTTTGGTGAGATCATCGTTCTGGGCATTGCCGCACTGGTTATCTTTGCCTTGACCGAGGCCATTCTGGGCACCCGTGTGCGCGCCTATCTGCTCAACCGGAAACCGGATCTGCCGCAGGCGGGCGACTCTCATCCAATGATGATGGTTGTTGCCACCCGCGTGATGATGCCGCTGGCTCTGATGGTTGCGGCCTATATCTTTTTCCGCGGTCACAACCTGCCAGGTGGGGGCTTTATCGCCGGGCTGATCGCCGCAATCGCTGTCATCATGCAGTATATGGCGTCGGGTTTTGCCTGGGCGACCGAGCGGCAGCGCTATCCCTATCATGGCATCATCGGATCCGGTGTTCTGATTGCCGCCGCAACCGGGATGGGGTCGTGGTTCAGTGGCCAGCCCTTCTTGACCAGTGCCTTTGGCTACGTCCATTGGGCACCGCTGGAGGAGTTCGAGTGGGCCACCGCAGCACTGTTTGACCTCGGCGTGTTCCTTGCTGTTGTTGGCGCCGTGCTGCTGGCGCTGGAGAGCCTGTCGCGCTTTGCTTGGCAACCCGGAACGGACAGCAGCCATGCCATGGATATCAACCCGGCCCGCGATGACGTGGCCAAGACCGAGAACGAGGGCTGA
- a CDS encoding Na+/H+ antiporter subunit C, whose translation MELLVASAVGILTTAGIYLILRRRSFPVILGLSLLSYAVNVFLFATGRLMTNAPAILNKYEEVPYTDPLPQALVLTAIVISFGMTAVVVMIALGAYLSSQDDRINLSDDDAKAGDDA comes from the coding sequence ATGGAACTTCTAGTCGCCTCGGCCGTGGGCATTCTGACGACGGCCGGCATCTACCTGATCCTGCGGCGTCGCAGTTTTCCGGTCATCCTAGGTCTGTCGCTACTGTCCTATGCCGTAAACGTGTTCCTGTTTGCCACCGGACGGTTGATGACGAATGCGCCCGCAATTCTCAATAAATACGAAGAGGTTCCTTATACCGACCCGCTGCCGCAGGCATTGGTTCTGACCGCCATCGTGATCTCCTTTGGTATGACAGCGGTGGTGGTGATGATAGCGCTTGGGGCCTATCTGTCGTCGCAGGATGACCGGATCAACCTCAGCGATGACGATGCCAAAGCGGGAGATGACGCATGA
- a CDS encoding Na+/H+ antiporter subunit E, which yields MNLMRRILPHPILTLVLTLTWLLLVNGWSLNSLVFGFMLGVLIPFLTQPYWPQQLKMKEPVKIIGYILVVLYDIVVANLVVAKIVLFKSNASRHPNWVTIPLDLRTPEAITVLAATITMTPGTVSADLSAEGHALLVHCLDAPDPEAVRDEIKDRYERRLKEIFE from the coding sequence ATGAACCTGATGCGCCGCATACTGCCACACCCGATCCTGACACTGGTTCTGACCCTGACATGGCTGTTGCTGGTCAATGGCTGGTCGCTGAACTCACTGGTCTTTGGTTTCATGTTGGGGGTGCTGATCCCCTTTCTGACGCAGCCCTATTGGCCACAGCAGTTGAAGATGAAGGAGCCGGTCAAGATCATCGGCTACATCCTTGTGGTGCTATACGATATCGTCGTGGCCAATCTGGTCGTTGCCAAGATCGTGCTGTTTAAGTCCAACGCCAGCCGCCACCCGAATTGGGTGACCATTCCCCTGGACCTGCGCACCCCTGAGGCAATCACGGTTCTGGCCGCAACCATCACCATGACACCCGGCACCGTGTCGGCGGACCTCTCAGCCGAGGGCCATGCGCTGCTGGTTCATTGCCTGGACGCCCCTGACCCAGAGGCCGTACGCGACGAGATCAAAGATCGCTATGAACGCCGCCTGAAGGAGATTTTCGAATGA
- a CDS encoding monovalent cation/H+ antiporter subunit D codes for MNHLVIAPIVLPAIVAPFIIMVLRYHLDLQRIFSVASSVLVMCLTLALAAQAADGTVQVYELGDWPAPFGIVLVLDRLSAMMIVLTSVLALAVVLYAIGTGWDSRGANFHALFQFQIMGILGAFMTGDAFNLFVFFEVLLIASYGLMIHAGGARRFQAGVQYVVYNLLGSTLFLFALGTLYAVTGTLNMADLAVRVAEMSADETALLRVGAVMLLLVFAIKAAVLPLHFWLPASYSLAPLPVAALFAIMTKVGAYSILRIYTLVFGPDVAATAGLVSDWLLPAALLTLAVGAIGVLGSREIGRLVAFAAITSMGTLLISIALFTPAAAGAALYYIVHSTLATALMFLIADQVMERQGGAVAAMRLMPQSGLLSVMFFVAAIALAGMPPLSGFVGKLLVMDAARDHDLVWWIWAVILIGSLVTIIGLARAGTMIFWKSHGLADSAETSPDVGTDPEPLLDGDATAAPAAKQVLPLVVCFGLISALVFLTIFSGPMTRYADATAAQLFTPTAYLEAVLGGGTK; via the coding sequence ATGAACCACCTCGTGATTGCGCCGATTGTCCTGCCAGCAATCGTTGCGCCCTTTATCATCATGGTGCTGCGCTACCATCTGGACCTGCAACGTATCTTCTCGGTCGCCAGCAGCGTGTTGGTGATGTGCCTGACGCTGGCGCTGGCAGCACAAGCGGCTGACGGTACTGTGCAGGTCTATGAGTTGGGTGACTGGCCTGCGCCCTTTGGCATTGTGCTGGTGCTGGATCGTCTATCAGCAATGATGATCGTTCTTACCTCGGTGCTGGCACTGGCTGTCGTGCTATATGCGATCGGTACCGGCTGGGATTCGCGCGGGGCAAATTTCCATGCGTTATTTCAATTTCAGATCATGGGCATTCTGGGCGCATTTATGACCGGCGATGCCTTCAACCTGTTTGTGTTCTTTGAGGTGCTGTTGATCGCCTCCTATGGGTTGATGATCCACGCAGGCGGGGCCAGACGGTTTCAGGCGGGTGTTCAATACGTTGTCTACAACCTCTTGGGCTCAACACTGTTCCTGTTTGCGCTTGGCACGCTTTATGCAGTCACGGGCACGCTAAACATGGCAGACCTCGCCGTGCGTGTGGCCGAAATGTCGGCAGATGAAACCGCCCTATTGCGGGTTGGCGCGGTGATGTTGCTGTTGGTTTTTGCTATCAAGGCCGCTGTCCTGCCATTGCATTTTTGGCTGCCTGCGTCCTACAGTCTGGCCCCGCTGCCAGTCGCCGCACTGTTTGCGATCATGACCAAGGTTGGCGCCTATTCCATCTTGCGCATCTATACGCTGGTCTTTGGACCAGATGTCGCTGCCACTGCTGGTTTAGTTAGTGATTGGCTGTTGCCCGCTGCGTTGCTGACGTTGGCGGTTGGCGCGATAGGGGTCCTCGGATCGCGCGAAATCGGACGGTTGGTCGCCTTTGCGGCTATCACATCCATGGGAACGTTGCTGATCTCCATTGCGCTGTTCACCCCAGCCGCCGCCGGTGCCGCGCTCTACTACATCGTGCATTCGACACTGGCGACAGCTTTGATGTTCCTGATTGCCGATCAGGTGATGGAACGTCAGGGTGGGGCCGTTGCGGCAATGCGGTTGATGCCGCAAAGCGGATTGCTATCAGTGATGTTCTTCGTCGCAGCCATTGCGCTGGCGGGTATGCCACCGCTTTCTGGCTTTGTCGGTAAGCTGCTGGTGATGGATGCGGCCCGCGACCACGATCTGGTCTGGTGGATCTGGGCAGTCATTCTGATTGGTTCGCTGGTGACGATCATCGGTCTGGCCCGTGCCGGTACGATGATCTTCTGGAAAAGCCATGGTTTGGCTGACTCAGCCGAAACATCGCCCGACGTCGGCACTGATCCAGAGCCCCTGCTGGACGGCGATGCCACTGCTGCCCCGGCAGCAAAGCAAGTTCTGCCACTGGTCGTCTGTTTTGGTCTCATCTCGGCGCTGGTGTTCCTGACCATTTTTTCAGGGCCAATGACCCGCTACGCGGACGCAACGGCGGCTCAGTTGTTCACACCAACTGCCTATCTTGAAGCGGTCCTAGGGGGGGGCACAAAATGA